The sequence below is a genomic window from Dictyostelium discoideum AX4 chromosome 5 chromosome, whole genome shotgun sequence.
atgcaTTTGGTACATAAAAtgctaataaataaattgattctGTAACTTTAAATGAGAAAACTCTATTTAACgcaattatatttaataatgcaATTATACCTAATGGACTTGTGAATCCAACATAAAGAATTAAAGTTTtcttattaaaaattttaccaTTCATTCTTACATCTGTACTAATACCAAtcctaaataataaattaaattaaaaaaaagttaaaaataataacaataataaaaaaataaaaaaattaataataataattaccaataatttaaaaataatgataaaattgaaaaaattaaaagaggaataaagaaatttaataaaatgaaaataccAACTAAACCTTTAATTAAACTTAATGGTGGCCCATCATTTACAACTAATTGTGAtgttataaaaaatgatgttGAGACCACTacattaatgaaaataaaaatattattaataaattaatttagatttttaaaataaacatttttgaaaattttttgaaaaaaaacttacaaatCATGAAACAGCTCATTACAATATGAATTGCTTCTCTTgctttttttactttttttctattaaaaaagagattATATGTTGTTCTCCATAATATTAATGCTGAACTAAATGTTGATATAAATCCCCATCCCAATAAATAACTTTCTCCTGGTAAAATACCACCTGATCCTATAATTGgcatttatattttttataatttaatttaataaattttttattgatatttataGGGGGATAAATAATATTgctatatttttttgatttcattcatacaaataaaaataaaaaaaattaaaaaaaaaaaaaaaaaaaaaaaaaaaaaaaaaaaattataaataataataaaaaaaataaataaataaaaataaattaaaaataaataattaaaattattaaaaggagtggttatttctttaatcacattaaaaaaaccacaccaacaacaaaaaaataaataaaaaaaaaaaatatatatttaaaaatattaaaaaattaaaaattaatcaaataattcacactatttttttcaaattccataaccatttttttttttttttttttttttttatattaatttttaatttttttttatttttaattttagttttcctaatttttttttttaatttgaaggACAAACCAAATTTGAACAATTTCCAggaataattaaattcattctTTGACCGAAATTTTCAAGAGCGGCATAGTTTCTATGTGATTGGCCAGCACTAATTTGATAGGTTTCTAATGGATTACAACTTGCAAAACAAATTTCACTACCACTTGTAAATGATTGAACAttatgaatgaatgaatctGGTAAAGTGGTTTGACCTTGTGAAATGTTATAAACATAACGGTCACCTTGGAAATCCCAACTTGAAAAAATGTAAACTTGACCACTTGGAGCACCAACACAATTTGGACTACCAGCATAACAACCAATGGAACAAGACATTAAAACCAAAACTGTTGAAACTAATAAAACTAATGTATTTCtgatattcatttttttttttttttttttgactttataaatttttttttttttttaaatttttatttaattataatattatttagtggaattttaatatttgaatttttgaaTGGAATGaggataaaaataattttttagttctatttatagttttttttaataatttataaaatcaaaaaatcacTTTACAGATTACTATTAGATTtaccattttaaaattaaaaaatatttaatatccaactttagaaaaaaaaaaaaattaaaaaattaataaaaaggtttaattaacaatattaatGTTTAAAAACTGACAACATTGAACATGATCATGTCATTCGGTTAATAacattgaaaattaaataaataaaaataaaaaataaaaaaaataaaaaataaaaaataaaaaaaaaaaaaaaaaaattaataaaaataaaaaaaaaattgtaaactTTAAAgatctaataaaaaaaaaataaaaaaatgaattgaatactcattaattgaaaataaatgatgTTGGTTCAAAatgtatttataaattaaatttaatatgttATTGAATAAggaaaaattcaaaaaaaaaaaattccaaaaaaaaaaaaaaaaaaaaaaaaaaaaaaaaaatattagtttattaataaaaaaaattatatatttactGATTGcttttagatttattaataatttaattaattataatatcaaacttgggaaaaaaaacgattttaaaggaaaaaaaaaaaaaatgaaatcaataattaattaaaataactaTAAAAggtataaaataaaacaatctttatttaaaaacctACTTTGTATAATATCATTAggttataaaatatttaaactaattattaaaaaaaaaaaaaaaaataaaaaaaaactattaaaaaaaaaaaaataataataaaaataaaaataatttattgtaaaaacttttcttttattgagaataaaatgattgaaattcttaattattgttgaattttttaagttgtaaaataaattttatttaaaaagggttttgttgctttttttttttttttttttttttttgtataaattCTAATGTcgttttaaagtttttttaatttttttttttttaattttttatttttttttttttaaaatgaaaaaagcaagtaaaattataattggtATATTAGGTGTATCAACAGTGACAGCAGGagttataaattataaattaggAGAAAAAGTTAAATCATTAGAAGTAGAGATATCAGAGAAAAAAGatcaaaataaacaaattgaaattaaacatCAAGATCTTGGTAAAGAATTATCAAGAGTAATTGATGATAAAGTAAGCATCGAGAATAGAACCAAAGATATTGAAAGAAccaatcaatatttaattgaactaTTTAATGGATTCAATGGGATTACCTACGAGCAATTGAGTCTAATACCATCGAATATTCACGGATCGGCATTCCCCCACAATCAACTGCACTATAAGTTAATAGGGGAATTGGGACTCCCAAGCTCGCAGAATCTATGGTTCTACGAAACCTATATTTCCTCATTGAATTTCGAGAGAAAGGTGCCCAATTGGGTATGTCAGCGTATTGAAATCCAAGATTTTAAAGAGAAAATAGCGGATCGTAAGCATTGCAATTTCAACAATAACACCATCCAAGTGCCTCACCATTTCAAacaagaaaataaagattacTGGGGCAGTGGGTGGAGCAAAGGTCATATGGTACCCGCTGGCGATAATATAAAAAGTCAAGAATCAATGTGTCAAACCTTTCTATTGAATTCAAATATTGTACCacaagatttaaataataatcaaaactTTTGGTATAGGTTAGAATCATTTTGTAAGAATCAATTAATCAATCGTTTTAAATCTGTAACGATCATCAGTGGTCCAATCTATCATcatccaaatttaattgaacaatTGGATgaagatcaattaaaatcacGTCCAAAATATTCTAAACAAACTCAAaagaaatttgtaaaatatgAAGTAATTGGTGACAGAAATGTAGCAGTaccaaattatttatttaaaattattttagttgAACcaaaagatgataataataataataaacaacaacaaccatatTTAGTTAGTAGTTTTTTAATACCAAATGAACCAATTTCATCAGATGCAGTTTTAACAGATTATCAAGTACCATTACATGAGATTGAAGTTAAAACTGGTTTACAATTCTTTAAGaaattaaatccaaaaaCTGATATTCAATCATTATGTGATTCTGATCCAATCAATTGTATGATGATGActgaaaaagatttattaccacgtttaattggtttttgtAGATCAACAAAAGATatcaatgatttaaaaaatgaatataaacATATTAATTGGGGTGATAGtttaacaaatttattaaattcaaaatcattagaaataaatcaaattgaagaattaaaaaatcaagaaagattattaaaaaaacaacaagaagaacaatcaaaaaattaaaaaaaaatatcttgaaaCTAACaagatatttattaaataaattttatatattattaaattactCTACGCTacagtatttttttttttttttttttttttttttttttttaacaacatGAACTTTGATTTGACTTTTTTTCTGTTAAACTTATTAATTGTTCTGGTGGtatttcatttgattgtGGTTGATTTTCACATTGATTTGAAATGTGTTTAAAAACTTGttctatatttatattatctttTGCAGAGGTATCAAAGTAAGTTAGATTGCCACCAATGTTATCTTTACACCATTGAATAGCGGCTTTCTCTGTAACTACTCTATTTGGATCATCGATTTTATTTCCTAAAATAATGAATGGAAATAAGATTGGATCTCGAATTTCTGTTTTTTCAATGAAATCATCTCTCCAAAGTTTTAAATCGTAAAGTGTCTTCTCATTGGTTACATCAAATACCAATATACAATAATCTGCTCCTCTGTAATATGATATCTCTAAACTTCTGAATCTCTCTTGACCACTTGTGTCCCATAATTGAAGTGTAACCATATTTTCACTAACCATAACGAAATCAACTCCAATCGTTGGTTTCAATGTAACAAATCTTTTATCGACATATCTTCTTAATATACTAGTTTTACCAAcactaaattaaataaattataaaaaaaaaaaaatagttaatagcttgttgttgttgttgttgttgtttttttaaaattttttacatACCTTTTCTCACCTATAATGACaactttaataattttcCTTCCTTTTGTCATGTTatgtgttttaaaaaattgtaataaattttttttttttttttttttttttttttttttttttcttttttttttctttttttttttgtttatgtaaaaaatataagtacatataaaacaaaaaaatctatagaaaattttaaaaaaaaaaaataaaaaaatgaaaaaaaaataaatgaaaataaaaattattaaaaaataaaaattcacgatgtattaaacattttataaaattgagTTGTGCTGGTTTGGTAAAAATctcaaatttttaattagatAAAtatagtaaaattaaaattcaataaattaaattttagttttatttttatttttttctatagttttattttatttttatttttatttatttggtttcattttcatgtttattttttatttttaatttcctttataattttttatttttttgaaaaaagaagaaaataaagaacattttttttttttttttttttttttttttgttttttttttttaaatattgaacaaTTAGTGTTTATTAAGGAATTAAAactatataattaaaattaaaattcataaaaaactataattatataattttgaaaattattaaaaagcaaaaaatttaaaataaaatctttaataagATCCTagcaattttttaaagaccCAAAGGTCCTTaactattaaattataaaaaattaaactgcCAAgttattgtattattttgGGTTTCATCTCTATTTAGAGAGTTGAACTAGCGAtcttatttaaaagataGGGAAAATTTTATGCGTATGCTGGGAATCGAACCCAGTTCGCATCCGTGGCAGGGATGCATCATACCACTAGACCACATACGCTTTTTGGTGAAtatttttctaaataataGCTTTTTATATGGTAAAATATCTCTTAAAGCTTCTCCAAAGATCCACAACTCCCCCTGCATCTGGTGTAACGAATAGGAAACCTCAGAACATATCTTCTTTAAATGCAAACCACACACTAAAGAAACTCAAGAGTGCATCAACTTCATTCAAGAAAAATCTGGAGGATCCAGAATCAATTGGGGAATAGAAATCTTCAACAGACCAGA
It includes:
- a CDS encoding hypothetical protein (P15519 Spore germination protein 1 precursor (SPG1)) — its product is MNIRNTLVLLVSTVLVLMSCSIGCYAGSPNCVGAPSGQVYIFSSWDFQGDRYVYNISQGQTTLPDSFIHNVQSFTSGSEICFASCNPLETYQISAGQSHRNYAALENFGQRMNLIIPGNCSNLVCPSN
- the rab7B gene encoding Rab GTPase yields the protein MTKGRKIIKVVIIGEKSVGKTSILRRYVDKRFVTLKPTIGVDFVMVSENMVTLQLWDTSGQERFRSLEISYYRGADYCILVFDVTNEKTLYDLKLWRDDFIEKTEIRDPILFPFIILGNKIDDPNRVVTEKAAIQWCKDNIGGNLTYFDTSAKDNINIEQVFKHISNQCENQPQSNEIPPEQLISLTEKKSNQSSCC